In Paenibacillus guangzhouensis, a single window of DNA contains:
- a CDS encoding regulatory protein RecX — MPREKENDDQVKEQKWAPAPGVELMITAVELVPRKKRRYQIFVNGEPAFTVHEDIMVKYRLLKGSTIDHEELLPIMVADELQQAYVQSIRYLGRKPRTSHEIQQQLTQKGFEAELIERVIQRLRDERLIDDNLYAKQWTDQRVRNHKKGRLMIKHELQQKGIDKSDIAQAMEELNVEDEQESAYRVGLRKWQSTKGERYERKRKVAAFLMRRGFPSHVVRNAVQRIMEQQEDDDGYDGMEEAYEEEFYD, encoded by the coding sequence ATGCCAAGAGAGAAAGAAAATGATGATCAGGTGAAGGAACAGAAGTGGGCGCCAGCACCAGGTGTTGAGCTGATGATAACGGCAGTAGAGCTTGTCCCTCGGAAGAAGCGTCGATATCAAATCTTTGTGAATGGAGAACCAGCATTTACGGTACATGAGGATATCATGGTGAAGTATCGACTACTCAAAGGATCAACCATCGACCATGAAGAACTCCTTCCGATTATGGTGGCAGACGAGCTGCAGCAAGCTTATGTGCAGTCGATTCGATATTTAGGTCGTAAACCACGTACAAGCCACGAAATCCAGCAGCAATTGACACAGAAGGGTTTTGAAGCCGAATTGATCGAGCGCGTTATTCAGCGTCTCCGAGATGAGCGACTGATTGATGATAACCTCTATGCGAAGCAGTGGACGGATCAACGTGTTCGCAATCATAAGAAAGGAAGACTTATGATTAAGCACGAGCTGCAGCAGAAGGGAATCGATAAATCCGATATTGCGCAAGCTATGGAGGAACTGAATGTCGAAGATGAGCAAGAGAGCGCTTATCGTGTAGGCCTTCGGAAGTGGCAGAGCACAAAAGGGGAGCGTTATGAGCGCAAGAGGAAGGTTGCTGCTTTTCTCATGCGTCGTGGATTTCCGTCACATGTCGTAAGGAATGCTGTTCAACGAATCATGGAGCAGCAGGAAGATGATGACGGATATGATGGTATGGAAGAAGCTTATGAGGAAGAATTCTATGATTAA
- the rny gene encoding ribonuclease Y, whose protein sequence is MNPILAIVLVVAALVIGFGVGYFIRKSLAEAKISSAEHAAEQIIENAKKDAEALKKETVLEAKDEVFKVRAEADKDIRERRNEIQRLERRVLQKEESLDKKLESLERKEEQVASKEKRIDETQEQINVIYKNQMAELERISNLTMEDARQIILTNVEQEVRHESAQMIKEIEQQAKEEADKKAREIITLAVQRCAADHVAETTVSVVTLPNEEMKGRIIGREGRNIRALETLTGIDLIIDDTPEAVILSGFDPIRREIARTSLEKLVADGRIHPARIEEMVEKSRKEVDERIREYGEQATFEVGVHGLHPDLIKILGRLKFRTSYGQNVLKHSMEVAYLTGLMAGELGEDITLAKRAGLLHDIGKALDHEVEGSHVEIGVELAKKYKEHPVVINSIASHHGDCEATSVIAMLVGAADALSAARPGARRETLETYIKRLEKLEEISESFEGVEKSYAIQAGREVRVMVAPDKIDDTEAFRLARDITKTIESELDYPGHIKVTVIRETRAVEYAK, encoded by the coding sequence ATGAACCCTATTCTCGCAATCGTTCTCGTTGTTGCCGCTTTGGTCATTGGTTTTGGGGTTGGATATTTTATTCGCAAATCTCTTGCTGAAGCTAAAATTTCAAGCGCTGAACACGCTGCTGAGCAGATTATTGAGAATGCGAAGAAAGACGCAGAGGCGCTTAAGAAAGAGACAGTGCTGGAGGCTAAAGACGAAGTCTTTAAAGTCCGTGCTGAAGCTGATAAAGACATTCGTGAACGCAGAAATGAAATTCAACGTCTAGAACGTCGAGTGCTGCAAAAAGAAGAGTCGCTGGATAAAAAATTAGAATCACTAGAACGCAAAGAAGAACAAGTGGCAAGCAAAGAGAAACGAATTGATGAAACGCAAGAGCAGATTAATGTGATCTATAAAAATCAAATGGCTGAACTTGAGCGCATTTCCAACCTAACGATGGAAGATGCACGTCAAATCATCCTAACGAACGTTGAACAAGAAGTTCGCCATGAGTCAGCACAGATGATTAAAGAGATTGAACAACAAGCCAAAGAGGAAGCAGATAAGAAAGCACGTGAGATTATTACGCTTGCGGTCCAACGTTGTGCTGCAGATCATGTAGCAGAGACGACGGTATCTGTTGTTACCTTGCCTAACGAAGAGATGAAGGGCCGTATTATTGGTCGTGAAGGCCGTAATATTCGTGCACTTGAGACACTGACTGGTATCGACTTGATTATTGACGATACGCCAGAAGCGGTCATTCTGTCAGGATTCGATCCTATTCGCCGCGAAATCGCTCGTACATCGCTTGAGAAGCTGGTTGCGGATGGACGTATCCATCCAGCTCGCATCGAAGAGATGGTCGAGAAATCGCGCAAAGAAGTCGACGAGCGTATCCGTGAATACGGTGAGCAGGCGACATTCGAAGTGGGCGTACACGGATTGCATCCAGATTTGATCAAGATTCTGGGTCGTTTGAAATTCCGGACGAGCTATGGCCAGAATGTGCTCAAGCACTCGATGGAAGTGGCTTATCTCACAGGTCTGATGGCAGGCGAACTCGGCGAAGATATCACGTTGGCGAAACGTGCTGGATTGCTGCATGATATTGGTAAAGCGCTAGATCATGAAGTGGAAGGATCTCATGTTGAAATCGGCGTGGAATTAGCGAAGAAATACAAAGAACATCCTGTGGTAATTAACAGTATCGCATCCCACCATGGCGATTGCGAAGCAACGTCGGTTATTGCAATGTTAGTCGGTGCTGCAGACGCATTGTCGGCTGCTCGTCCAGGAGCGCGTAGAGAGACGCTTGAGACTTACATCAAACGACTTGAGAAACTCGAAGAGATTTCCGAATCGTTCGAAGGTGTTGAGAAGTCCTATGCGATCCAGGCAGGTCGTGAGGTCCGTGTCATGGTTGCACCGGATAAGATTGACGATACGGAAGCTTTCCGCTTAGCACGTGATATTACGAAGACGATCGAGAGCGAACTCGATTATCCGGGACATATTAAGGTCACGGTTATTCGCGAGACACGCGCGGTTGAATACGCTAAATAA
- a CDS encoding TIGR00282 family metallophosphoesterase, producing the protein MKVLFIGDIVGNTGRKALKYMLPQLKDKYNPHIIIANGENAAGGKGITGAIAREFYDMGIHGLTMGNHTWDNKEIFEFIDDDQRIIRPANYPEGTPGRGWMTVKANGKELTVINMQGRTFLPPIDCPFKKADEILDQVKKKSCIFFDFHAETTSEKIAMGWHLDGRVSVMVGTHTHVQTNDDTILPEGTAYITDVGMVGSKEGVLGVNREAVLYKFKTQLPVRFTVDEGKWMFHAVYVEIDESTGRATRIEKIRRSEDEWVMN; encoded by the coding sequence ATCAAAGTATTATTCATTGGAGACATCGTTGGGAATACAGGTAGAAAAGCATTGAAATACATGCTTCCGCAGCTAAAAGATAAATATAACCCGCATATTATTATAGCCAATGGCGAAAATGCAGCAGGCGGTAAAGGCATCACGGGCGCAATCGCAAGAGAATTCTACGATATGGGCATTCATGGCCTTACGATGGGGAACCACACGTGGGACAACAAGGAAATCTTCGAATTTATAGATGATGATCAGCGTATCATTCGCCCGGCGAACTACCCAGAGGGCACGCCAGGCAGAGGCTGGATGACCGTGAAGGCAAACGGTAAAGAGTTAACTGTCATTAACATGCAGGGAAGAACCTTCTTGCCGCCAATTGATTGCCCGTTCAAGAAAGCCGATGAGATCCTTGATCAAGTGAAGAAGAAATCATGCATCTTTTTTGATTTTCATGCGGAGACGACATCGGAGAAAATTGCAATGGGATGGCACCTTGATGGACGCGTTTCCGTCATGGTAGGAACCCATACGCATGTACAGACGAATGATGATACCATTCTTCCAGAGGGAACAGCGTATATTACGGATGTGGGTATGGTTGGCTCAAAGGAAGGCGTCCTCGGCGTGAATCGCGAGGCTGTGCTCTACAAGTTCAAAACACAGCTTCCTGTACGTTTTACAGTCGATGAAGGGAAATGGATGTTCCATGCCGTTTACGTCGAAATTGACGAGTCTACGGGTCGTGCAACACGGATTGAGAAGATCCGCAGATCTGAAGATGAATGGGTGATGAACTAG
- a CDS encoding stage V sporulation protein S produces the protein MEVLKVSAKSNPNSVAGALAGVLRERGAAELQAIGAGALNQAIKAVAIARGFVAPSGVDLICIPAFTDIVIDGEDRTAIKLIVEPR, from the coding sequence ATGGAAGTATTAAAAGTTTCAGCAAAATCCAATCCAAACTCCGTAGCAGGTGCACTGGCAGGCGTCCTACGTGAGCGTGGAGCGGCCGAATTGCAAGCGATTGGTGCTGGTGCATTGAATCAAGCGATTAAAGCTGTAGCGATTGCCAGAGGATTTGTAGCGCCTAGCGGAGTGGACTTGATTTGTATTCCTGCATTTACCGACATTGTGATCGATGGTGAAGATCGGACGGCAATCAAATTGATTGTCGAGCCTAGATAA
- a CDS encoding dipeptidase, whose protein sequence is MRQYQIVDMHCDVISKMLQDPAISFAENKSLDANLARLIQGQVKAQCFAIYLSENLGKPRFEHILHSIDVFRRRILNHREMRWIRCQEDWNQLERTNHIGALLSLEGVDGLEGDLTYLDLCFQLGVRLVGFTWNYANWAADGILEPRNGGFTLKGRKLIERCDELGLIMDVSHLSEAGFWELQARTASKYIASHSNARAVCGHVRNLTDEQIKCIISRGGRIGMNFFPPFVRANTPVMIQDLLNHIEHICSLGGSENIMLGSDFDGIDRYITNLEHSGKYENLRNALLLRYPEHMVQGFLYKNASIFLSDALPK, encoded by the coding sequence ATGAGACAATACCAAATCGTGGATATGCATTGTGATGTGATTAGTAAAATGCTGCAGGACCCTGCGATCTCTTTTGCGGAGAATAAGTCACTCGATGCGAATCTTGCACGTCTGATACAAGGACAAGTGAAGGCGCAATGCTTTGCAATTTATTTGTCAGAAAATCTTGGAAAGCCTCGATTCGAGCATATTCTGCATAGTATCGATGTCTTTCGGCGTCGTATCTTAAATCATCGCGAGATGAGATGGATTCGATGCCAAGAAGATTGGAATCAGCTCGAACGGACGAATCACATTGGAGCGCTCTTGTCTCTCGAAGGTGTTGATGGGTTAGAAGGGGATCTGACGTATCTCGATCTATGCTTTCAACTCGGCGTACGTCTCGTCGGTTTCACATGGAACTATGCGAATTGGGCTGCGGATGGCATCTTGGAGCCGCGAAACGGCGGGTTCACATTGAAGGGCAGAAAGCTGATTGAACGGTGCGATGAGCTAGGTCTCATTATGGACGTCTCCCATTTGTCGGAGGCAGGATTCTGGGAGCTCCAAGCGCGAACCGCAAGTAAGTATATTGCCTCTCATTCCAATGCTAGAGCGGTATGCGGCCATGTGAGGAACCTGACGGACGAGCAGATTAAATGCATCATCTCGCGGGGGGGAAGGATCGGAATGAATTTCTTTCCGCCATTTGTACGAGCCAATACGCCGGTCATGATTCAAGATCTCTTGAACCATATTGAGCATATCTGCAGTTTAGGGGGTAGCGAGAACATTATGCTCGGATCAGACTTCGATGGCATTGATCGATATATTACCAATTTAGAACATTCAGGAAAATATGAAAATCTGCGGAATGCCTTGCTGTTGCGCTACCCAGAGCATATGGTGCAAGGATTCCTCTATAAAAACGCTTCCATTTTTTTGAGCGACGCTTTGCCTAAGTGA
- a CDS encoding 2-oxoacid:acceptor oxidoreductase subunit alpha has product MISQLSWKIGGQQGEGVESTDRIFSTALNRLGYYLYGYRHFSSRIKGGHTNNKIRISTKPIRAISDDLDILVAFDQESIDLNAHELRPGGVVVADAKFNPTLPEGINAKLFPVPITAIADELGTSLMKNMVASGASWALLGLPLEVFNKAVEEEFGRKGAAVVEKNVEAVRRGSEFVLELAGGPLEEFKLQPADGEQKLFMIGNDAMALGALAAGCRFMPAYPITPASEVMEYLIKKLPKFGGTVIQTEDEIAAITMAIGANFAGARSMTASAGPGLSLMMEAIGLAGMTETPVVIVDTQRGGPSTGLPTKQEQSDINAMIYGTHGEIPKIVLAPSSIEECFYDMIEAFNLAEKYQCPVIVLTDLQLSLGKQSCEELDYNKIVIDRGNLVRNAPELEPNQLFKRYEFTEDGISPRVLPGEKYGIHHVTGVEHDETGRPSESAVNRKKMMDKRLGKMDNIKVTNPIHVDAPHEEPDLLIVSMSSTGGTVDEARARLEAQGLTTNHITVRLLYPFPTEQFAPYAEKAKKIIVLENNATAQLASQIKLNVGHADKIESVLKYDGNPFLPSIVYNACKELV; this is encoded by the coding sequence TTGATTAGTCAATTGTCTTGGAAAATCGGGGGACAACAAGGGGAAGGCGTAGAGAGTACAGACCGTATTTTCTCCACAGCATTAAATCGATTAGGATATTACTTATATGGATACCGTCATTTTTCTTCCCGGATTAAAGGTGGACACACGAACAATAAGATTAGAATCAGTACGAAACCGATTCGTGCAATTTCGGATGACCTGGATATACTCGTTGCTTTTGACCAAGAAAGTATTGACTTAAATGCACATGAATTGAGACCTGGTGGCGTCGTTGTTGCCGATGCGAAATTCAATCCAACGCTTCCTGAAGGTATTAACGCTAAATTATTCCCTGTACCGATCACGGCAATCGCTGATGAACTAGGTACATCTCTAATGAAGAACATGGTTGCTTCTGGCGCGTCTTGGGCTCTGCTCGGACTTCCGTTAGAAGTATTTAATAAAGCAGTAGAAGAAGAATTCGGCCGTAAAGGCGCAGCAGTCGTTGAGAAGAACGTTGAAGCGGTTCGTCGCGGTTCTGAATTCGTATTAGAGCTTGCAGGTGGCCCACTTGAAGAGTTCAAGCTTCAACCAGCAGATGGCGAACAGAAGCTGTTCATGATCGGTAACGATGCGATGGCACTTGGTGCACTCGCTGCAGGATGCCGATTCATGCCGGCCTACCCGATCACACCAGCTTCGGAAGTCATGGAATATTTGATCAAGAAGCTTCCTAAATTCGGCGGTACCGTAATTCAGACGGAAGATGAAATCGCAGCGATTACGATGGCGATTGGTGCGAACTTCGCTGGAGCGCGTTCGATGACAGCTTCTGCAGGTCCTGGACTTTCTTTGATGATGGAAGCGATCGGCCTAGCAGGGATGACGGAGACACCTGTAGTTATCGTGGATACGCAGCGCGGCGGTCCAAGTACGGGTCTTCCAACGAAGCAGGAGCAAAGTGATATCAATGCGATGATTTACGGTACACATGGTGAGATTCCGAAGATCGTGCTTGCACCTAGCTCGATTGAAGAATGCTTCTACGATATGATTGAAGCGTTCAACTTGGCTGAGAAATATCAATGCCCAGTTATCGTATTGACGGACTTGCAGCTATCGCTTGGTAAACAATCCTGCGAAGAGCTTGATTACAACAAGATCGTAATTGATCGTGGTAATTTGGTTCGCAACGCACCTGAACTTGAACCGAACCAACTGTTCAAACGTTACGAGTTCACGGAAGACGGCATTTCACCTCGGGTACTGCCAGGTGAGAAGTATGGTATTCACCACGTAACAGGCGTTGAGCATGACGAGACTGGTCGTCCATCGGAGAGCGCGGTTAACCGTAAGAAGATGATGGATAAGCGTCTTGGCAAAATGGACAATATTAAAGTAACGAACCCAATTCATGTGGATGCGCCGCATGAAGAACCAGACTTGTTGATCGTAAGCATGAGCTCAACAGGTGGCACAGTAGATGAAGCAAGAGCACGACTGGAAGCGCAAGGTTTGACAACGAACCATATTACTGTTCGCTTGTTATATCCATTCCCTACAGAACAATTCGCTCCTTATGCGGAGAAAGCGAAGAAAATTATCGTTCTAGAGAACAATGCTACAGCACAGCTTGCTTCGCAGATTAAATTGAATGTTGGTCATGCGGACAAAATCGAAAGTGTCTTGAAATACGACGGTAATCCATTCCTGCCTTCGATTGTCTACAATGCATGTAAGGAGTTGGTATAA
- a CDS encoding 2-oxoacid:ferredoxin oxidoreductase subunit beta: protein MATFKEFRNNVKPNWCPGCGDFSIQAAIQRAAANVGLEPENLAVISGIGCSGRISGYINAYGLHGIHGRALPIAQGVKMANRELTVIASGGDGDGFAIGMGHTVHAIRRNINMTYIVMDNQIYGLTKGQTSPRSAEGFKTKSTPDGSIESTLSPLEIALSAGATFVAQSFSSDLKQLTTLIEEGIKHEGFSLINVFSPCVTFNKINTYDWFKENIVNLETIPDYDSSNRIQAMTKLMETGGMLTGLIYQDKSRKSYEDMVVGFHQEGIANQDIQISEADFSKLVAEFK from the coding sequence ATGGCAACTTTTAAAGAGTTTCGTAACAATGTTAAACCGAACTGGTGCCCAGGATGCGGCGACTTCTCGATCCAAGCGGCGATTCAAAGAGCGGCAGCCAATGTTGGTCTTGAACCAGAGAACTTAGCTGTAATTTCCGGTATCGGATGTTCGGGCCGGATTTCAGGATATATTAACGCATATGGTCTTCACGGGATTCATGGTCGCGCATTGCCAATCGCCCAAGGTGTGAAGATGGCCAATCGTGAACTTACAGTTATTGCTTCCGGCGGTGACGGTGACGGATTTGCAATCGGTATGGGTCACACGGTCCACGCGATTCGTCGTAACATTAACATGACTTACATCGTTATGGACAATCAAATTTATGGACTAACGAAAGGGCAGACATCTCCTCGTAGTGCGGAAGGTTTCAAGACAAAGAGTACACCAGATGGTTCGATCGAATCAACGCTGTCTCCGCTTGAAATTGCTCTCTCTGCTGGAGCTACATTCGTCGCTCAATCGTTCTCGAGTGATTTGAAGCAATTGACGACATTGATCGAAGAAGGCATCAAGCATGAAGGCTTCTCGTTAATTAACGTATTCAGCCCATGCGTAACCTTCAACAAAATCAATACGTATGACTGGTTCAAAGAGAATATCGTAAATCTAGAGACCATTCCAGATTACGATTCATCGAACCGCATTCAAGCGATGACCAAATTGATGGAGACTGGCGGAATGTTAACGGGCTTGATCTATCAAGACAAATCAAGAAAATCTTATGAAGACATGGTTGTTGGATTCCACCAAGAAGGTATCGCGAACCAAGATATCCAAATTTCGGAAGCGGATTTCAGCAAACTTGTGGCAGAATTCAAATAA
- the pduL gene encoding phosphate propanoyltransferase: protein MKKEVPVGVSARHIHLSQEHIEQLFGKGYQLTEFKPLSQPGQFAANETVEVVGPKGSFGKVRILGPARKATQLEISRTDSFAIGIKAPVRESGDTEGTPGMIIKGPAGEVETSDGVIVAARHIHFHTSDAEKWGIQDKQQLKVRLGGERGLVLEHVIARVSDQFALDMHIDTDEANAAGAKTGDSAEIID from the coding sequence ATGAAAAAAGAAGTACCTGTCGGTGTATCAGCACGTCATATTCACTTATCCCAAGAACATATCGAGCAATTGTTCGGTAAGGGCTATCAATTAACAGAATTCAAGCCATTGTCTCAACCAGGTCAGTTCGCAGCGAACGAGACGGTTGAAGTCGTTGGACCAAAAGGCTCCTTCGGCAAGGTCCGTATTCTAGGTCCTGCACGCAAAGCTACACAATTAGAAATTTCTCGTACGGATTCATTTGCGATTGGTATTAAAGCGCCTGTACGTGAATCTGGCGACACAGAAGGCACGCCTGGCATGATTATTAAAGGGCCAGCGGGCGAAGTGGAGACAAGCGATGGTGTCATCGTTGCAGCGCGTCACATTCACTTCCATACTTCGGATGCTGAGAAATGGGGCATTCAAGATAAGCAGCAATTAAAAGTTCGTCTTGGTGGAGAGCGTGGACTTGTCCTTGAGCATGTCATTGCACGTGTATCCGATCAATTTGCATTAGATATGCACATCGATACGGATGAAGCGAATGCAGCGGGTGCCAAAACTGGCGATTCTGCTGAAATTATTGATTAA
- a CDS encoding undecaprenyl-diphosphatase, with protein sequence MTEMIANLDYQVFQWLNDFAGRDTFLNEVMRFFAERAEYIMIAGIILYWFTRTRDNRMMAIQSLIATAVGFGTSALIAHFFYRDRPFVDHVVYQLVPHAANASFPSDHATAAFAIAMTFYIVRKREGNVWLVFAALIAISRVWTGVHYPIDILAGACLGMVTAWVVHRVCQNWTFANRVLQACIEMYERVECKILPKKQTREM encoded by the coding sequence ATGACGGAAATGATTGCTAATCTTGATTATCAAGTGTTTCAATGGTTAAATGATTTTGCAGGGAGAGATACTTTTCTAAATGAAGTTATGCGTTTTTTTGCTGAACGTGCAGAATATATTATGATTGCTGGCATTATTCTGTATTGGTTCACGCGTACCCGAGATAATCGGATGATGGCTATACAATCATTGATTGCAACGGCTGTCGGATTTGGGACGAGCGCGCTAATCGCTCACTTCTTCTACAGAGATCGACCATTTGTGGACCATGTTGTCTATCAATTGGTCCCGCATGCCGCCAATGCGTCATTCCCAAGTGATCATGCAACAGCTGCGTTTGCGATAGCAATGACGTTCTATATCGTTCGCAAGAGGGAAGGGAACGTGTGGCTTGTATTCGCAGCGCTAATCGCGATATCGCGTGTATGGACAGGCGTACATTATCCTATCGATATTCTGGCAGGAGCATGCTTAGGGATGGTCACAGCATGGGTGGTGCATCGGGTATGCCAGAACTGGACATTCGCCAACCGCGTATTACAAGCTTGCATAGAGATGTACGAGAGAGTGGAGTGCAAGATTCTCCCGAAGAAGCAGACGCGTGAAATGTAA
- a CDS encoding response regulator transcription factor: MRKVLVIEDERHLARFIELELNHESFDVHISYDGRTGLEEALSKEWDVILLDVMLPGLNGMEVCRQIRQVKSTPIIMITARDGVTDRVSGLDLGADDYIPKPFAIEELLARIRSLLRRVEDHRGASSSILTFHNLQVDLDGREVQIDGRLLELTKREYDLLVIFMQNINRVLTREVLLDSVWGYDTEVETNVVDVYVRYLRLKLKSLGEENVIHTVRGSGYVMRA, translated from the coding sequence ATGCGAAAGGTACTCGTGATCGAAGATGAACGTCATTTGGCGCGTTTTATCGAGCTGGAGCTTAACCATGAGTCCTTCGACGTCCACATCAGCTACGATGGGAGAACAGGATTAGAGGAAGCGCTAAGCAAGGAATGGGACGTTATTTTACTCGATGTCATGCTTCCAGGGCTGAATGGGATGGAGGTGTGCCGTCAAATACGGCAGGTGAAATCTACACCTATTATCATGATTACGGCAAGAGACGGCGTTACAGATCGCGTAAGCGGTCTAGATCTTGGTGCGGATGATTATATTCCCAAACCGTTCGCAATTGAAGAATTACTAGCGAGGATTCGTTCTCTTCTAAGACGAGTTGAAGATCACAGAGGAGCTTCAAGTTCGATTCTGACGTTTCATAATCTGCAGGTGGATTTAGACGGGCGTGAAGTTCAGATCGATGGAAGACTCCTAGAACTAACCAAGCGAGAATATGATTTGTTGGTCATTTTCATGCAAAATATTAACCGCGTACTGACGCGCGAAGTGCTGCTCGATTCGGTCTGGGGCTATGATACGGAAGTGGAGACGAATGTGGTTGATGTCTATGTGCGCTACTTGCGCTTGAAATTAAAAAGTCTGGGTGAAGAAAATGTCATTCATACGGTCCGCGGCAGTGGATATGTGATGCGTGCATGA
- a CDS encoding HAMP domain-containing sensor histidine kinase, giving the protein MREWRQYLSRLPLRWKLTIWSAVVLFSLFIIYAGVHYFVMNQWLVRQSEQSIRKDMSQLRMYLEEKRVSTPADFLDSRRFMEQLSETDQLIRIVNEQGKSIVVVSDGVNENWIIPQMVEATELKYVTQGDDHFIILRSPYITSQFRGTIEIINSLEAFDELGRQIMITAFIGVIVAILMSVLGGWILSRQLLKPVQSMAKTMRRIKRNGMQERVATTESKDEISDLSMMFNAMMDDLEASFLQQKQFVEDASHELKTPIAILEGHLSLLNRWGKSDPDILNESLQVSLQEVVRLKGIVQELIDLTRADAMKLHTVEPIEVMEHIQNIVHRVSVIHHDFRFVQNLEKLHDIEIEIAPFHFEQILLILLDNAMKYSEQFKEIHIIGEIQYNWAKIQVIDQGIGIPAEDIPHVFDRFYRVDKARSRESGGVGLGLSIARRLVDAYHGEITIEPGGERGICVTLQFPILTK; this is encoded by the coding sequence ATGAGAGAGTGGAGACAGTATCTATCCCGATTGCCACTGCGATGGAAGCTAACGATTTGGTCGGCGGTTGTATTATTTAGCTTGTTCATCATCTATGCTGGGGTCCATTATTTTGTCATGAATCAATGGCTTGTTCGGCAATCGGAGCAGAGCATCCGCAAAGATATGAGTCAACTTCGGATGTATCTGGAGGAGAAGCGGGTATCGACGCCGGCTGATTTTCTCGACAGTCGCCGATTTATGGAGCAATTAAGCGAGACAGATCAGCTTATTCGTATTGTAAATGAGCAGGGCAAATCCATTGTTGTCGTATCTGATGGCGTGAATGAGAATTGGATCATTCCTCAGATGGTCGAAGCAACGGAACTTAAATATGTCACGCAAGGCGATGATCATTTCATCATCTTACGCAGTCCCTATATCACGAGTCAATTTCGTGGCACGATCGAAATTATTAATAGCCTGGAAGCCTTCGATGAGCTAGGCCGGCAAATTATGATTACCGCGTTTATTGGGGTGATCGTCGCCATTCTGATGAGCGTGCTAGGTGGCTGGATCCTCTCCCGTCAATTGTTGAAGCCCGTACAATCCATGGCGAAGACGATGCGGAGAATCAAGCGGAATGGGATGCAGGAACGAGTCGCAACGACGGAGTCGAAGGATGAAATATCAGACTTGTCCATGATGTTCAACGCGATGATGGATGATCTCGAAGCTTCTTTCTTGCAGCAGAAACAATTCGTCGAGGATGCTTCTCATGAATTGAAGACACCGATTGCCATTCTGGAAGGGCATCTCTCTCTCTTAAATCGTTGGGGCAAGTCGGATCCCGATATTTTGAATGAATCGCTGCAGGTCTCGCTGCAAGAAGTTGTACGTCTGAAGGGGATCGTACAGGAATTGATTGACCTGACTCGCGCCGATGCGATGAAGCTTCATACGGTGGAACCGATTGAGGTCATGGAGCATATCCAGAATATCGTTCATCGCGTCTCCGTGATCCATCATGATTTCCGCTTTGTTCAGAATCTGGAGAAACTACATGACATTGAAATTGAAATCGCTCCATTTCACTTTGAGCAGATTCTGTTGATTCTATTGGATAATGCCATGAAATACTCGGAACAGTTCAAGGAGATTCACATCATTGGAGAAATTCAATACAATTGGGCCAAAATCCAAGTCATCGATCAGGGGATCGGGATTCCAGCAGAGGACATTCCTCATGTCTTCGACCGCTTCTATCGGGTTGACAAAGCAAGGTCAAGAGAGAGCGGCGGTGTAGGTCTGGGTCTATCGATTGCGCGTCGCCTCGTTGATGCATACCATGGGGAAATAACGATAGAACCTGGTGGAGAGCGGGGCATATGCGTAACATTGCAATTCCCAATCTTGACCAAATGA